The DNA region TTTTGTCCCCACGCACTAAAATGGTTATAACTGATAACTGATAAATCAAGTTGCCCGTGTGTTTTTGGTTTTCCATCAAAGGCGTCGTTTTCCCTCCACTTTTCAGATTTTTGTTTTGTAATAGAAATATAGAATTACTTTTTAAGCCTTTAAAAACTTTCCTTTTTTGtgaaaaattacttttaaaatGTCGTAAATCGTTTGAATAAATTTTTTCtacaaaaaaacaaaagttCATTTCGAGAACAACTTTTTTGAAGAAAAAGTAATTGTGCTATGATAAGATAGAGTATCCCATATTTAAACGACATAAACTctttagaaaaattaattaactatGGAAAATTTGCAACGTGCACGAATGGTTTATAGTATAACATAAGTACTTATATCATATATATTTAGGTTATAAAATTGAGGGTAAAGGGTGATATTAGTCCTTGTGTTTGTAAAAATGTTAGATGTTGGTCTCTCAGTCAAAAAACCGCCGATAACTGTATTATAAACCGCCACTAACTGTAAAAAAAATCGCCACTAATCGTCATTTTTTAGctaagggaccaaaatcaaacacgTTTACAAACACATGGACTAATATGACCTTAAccctaaaattaaattatataaatagtATACAATATTGTGATTAATTCtgtataatttaaattatagaCTTCTGAAGGGCCTTTAAATAATTGTGATAAATGCAAGAGAACATCATCACCCGACACCAGATCAAAATCAAACACTTGGTGGTGGGAAGTAGTGGAAAGTGCGGTGGAGATGGAGGGTGTTATCCGGTACTCCGCCAACTACGCCGCTCTGACTCCGATCACCTTCTTGGAGCGCTCTGCCATTGTTTACCCAAACTCGCCTTCTGTGGTGTTCGATGACGTCACCTACACTTGGTCTCAGACCCATCAACGCTGCACCAAACTCGCTTCTTCCATTTCTCAGCTCGGTGTTTCACCCGGTGATGTGGTTCGTTTCAATCATCTTCTCCACTTTCCCAATTTTTTCTGTGATCGATTCTGCTTACACATGAGTAGCTTAGCTGCATTTTTGTACTGTGCATGATTTTGATTGTACTAGGCTCAGGGCTGTTCCTTTTCTCCTATTTGAAGAAACAACATGTACATGGTGTTAACTGTTATGTTCATGTTAGGTACAGAGGTTTTAACTAATTATGTCTTGGGGTGCTTGGTACACAACTGAATTATTTATCAAATAAATGCTCATTAACCAACTTATTCAAAGTAAGATCAAAAGTATATGTAGGTGTTAATGCTTATTCATGAGGTAATCAAAGGAGCTCATTAAAATGAGCTTATATGTTTTTTCGATGAATTAAAATTTCGGGTGAGGGGATGGTGACTCGGTCAGAGGCAGGGAAAACTGTCAGACTCAAAAAAGAGCTTATATGTAGATCATATATAAACTTATCCCAATGTTTACTTAAGTGTTTGTGCTAAAATTAGGCTTTAATAAGATCTTATAAACATCCTTATTGTGGAGTCCACTAATTATCATTGAAAAAGTAGGAAAGACTAGGGAGTAGGGAGAGAAAGTAGAGAGATAGTGACTGTTAAAATTGGAGTATGAACAAATCTGTTGTATGCCAATATCATTGTAATTTGGCCTGCTAAGCCCGTGTAGTTGATTCCTTCTCCTTATTATGAATTTGCACTCATTTGGACAGGTTGCTGTATTGGCCCCGAATATTCCAGCGATGTATGAGCTACATTTTGGTGTTCCAATGTCTGGGGCTGTTCTCTGCACGTTAAATACACGCCATGATTCAGCAATGGTTTCGGTGTTATTAAAACATTCTGAGGCTAGGGTCCTTTTTGTAGACTATCAGTTTCTTGATGTGGCTCAAGGAGCACTTGAAATCCTGTCAAAAGCAAACAACAAGCTTCCCCGTTTGGTCTTAATTTTGGAGTGTGGCCACCCAGCGCCTCACACTGATCATAGTTCTTCCTCTCCTGGAATGTTGATCTATGAGGATGTCATAGCTCAAGGGAATCTTGAATTTGAGGTGAGAAGGCCAAAGGACGAGTGGGATCCAATCTCACTCAATTACACTTCTGGAACTACATCTAGTCCTAAGGGTGTCATCTACAGCCACAGAGGCGCCTATCTTAATGCCTTGGCTACTGTTCTTCTCAACGAGATGAGGTCTATGCCAGTGTATTTATGGTGCGTTCCCATGTTTCATTGCAATGGATGGTGCCTCCCCTGGGGCATTGCTGCTCAGGGTGGCACTAATATTTGCCAAAGAAGTGTAACTTCTGAAGGGATATTTGACAATATTTTTAAGCACAAGGTAACGCACATGGCAGGAGCACCTACTGTCTTAAACATGATAATAAATTCACCACCTAAAGTACGGAAGCCACTGCCTGGAAAGGTTGAAGTGATGACAGGTGGTGCTCCACCACCACCTGATGTGTTATTCAGGATGGAAGAACTAGGATTTGTTGTGGCTCATTCATACGGTTTGACAGAAACTTATGGTCCAGGAACAATTTGCACGTGGAAACCAGAATGGAATAGCCTGCCTCGTGATGAGCAGGCAAAAATCAGGGCCCGTCAAGGAGTGCAGCATCTCGGATTGGAACAACTTGATATAAAAGATCCCCTGACAATGAAGAGTGTACCAGCTGATGCAAAAACCATGGGTGAGGTGATGTTCAGGGGCAACACTGTGATGAATGGATATCTGAAGAATTTGAAAGCAACACAAGATGCATTTAAAGGTGGATGGTTTAGGACTGGTGACTTGGGAGTAAAGCACCCTGATGGTTACATAGAACTTAAGGACCGCTCAAAGGACATTATCATATCCGGGGGAGAAAATATCAGCTCGATTGAGTTGGAAGGTGTGATTTTTAGTCATCCAGCAGTTCTTGAGGCCGCTGTAGTTGGGAGACCTGATAATTACTGGGGAGAGACACCTTGTGCATTTGTGACACTGAAGGAAGGGTATAGTGCTACAGCAGAGGACATAATACAATTTTGTCACAAGCGTTTGCCTCGCTATATGGCTCCTCGGACTGTGGTGTTTGCTGATCTGCCAAAGACATCAACTGGCAAGACACAGAAATATGTTCTGAGGGAGAAGGCAAAGGCCATGGGAAGTTTGTCTAAGAAGAACACCAGCCGATTGTAAAGTACAGTATTAAAGGAAAGAAATCGAATACAAGTTTTTAATGTTGCTTTCTTGTTGTAAATTCATTTTCGTATGCTTgtaatatatttttctctttgcTGGAATAAAAACTTTCAGCAAATCAACTGGACATTTGGACTTGATTTTGTTTCCTCCTTTCAGCAAGTCAAATGTGTTAGCTGTCATGATCAAAGGAGGGGAAAAACCTAATGTGGTTACTTATAGTTCTTTGATGGATGGGTATTGTTTAGTTAATGAAGTAAACAAGGCTGAAGATATATTTAACACCATGACCCAAATGGAACTGGCTCCTGATGTTCAGAGTTATAGTATCATGATTAACGGATTATGTAAGATTAAAATGGTTGATGATGCCTTGA from Lotus japonicus ecotype B-129 chromosome 2, LjGifu_v1.2 includes:
- the LOC130741280 gene encoding butanoate--CoA ligase AAE1-like gives rise to the protein MEGVIRYSANYAALTPITFLERSAIVYPNSPSVVFDDVTYTWSQTHQRCTKLASSISQLGVSPGDVVAVLAPNIPAMYELHFGVPMSGAVLCTLNTRHDSAMVSVLLKHSEARVLFVDYQFLDVAQGALEILSKANNKLPRLVLILECGHPAPHTDHSSSSPGMLIYEDVIAQGNLEFEVRRPKDEWDPISLNYTSGTTSSPKGVIYSHRGAYLNALATVLLNEMRSMPVYLWCVPMFHCNGWCLPWGIAAQGGTNICQRSVTSEGIFDNIFKHKVTHMAGAPTVLNMIINSPPKVRKPLPGKVEVMTGGAPPPPDVLFRMEELGFVVAHSYGLTETYGPGTICTWKPEWNSLPRDEQAKIRARQGVQHLGLEQLDIKDPLTMKSVPADAKTMGEVMFRGNTVMNGYLKNLKATQDAFKGGWFRTGDLGVKHPDGYIELKDRSKDIIISGGENISSIELEGVIFSHPAVLEAAVVGRPDNYWGETPCAFVTLKEGYSATAEDIIQFCHKRLPRYMAPRTVVFADLPKTSTGKTQKYVLREKAKAMGSLSKKNTSRL